The region taccttttacTGAAGTGAAATGACAATGTTACCTTGGTGTTATCTTGTTTTTTCAACAAACAAAATCACAGTAGTTATGTGCACTGTGTAATCCAAGGCCTTATTCAACCAGTCTACAGTTTAATATTTTAAGACTTCAAGTCATTCtgtataagagtgtctgctaaaatcaCAGTAGTTATGTGCACTGTGTAATCCAAGGCCTTATTCAACCAGTCTACAGTTTAATATTTTAAGACTTCAAGTCATTCtgtataagagtgtctgctaaaatcaCAGTAGTTATGTGCACTGTGTAATCCAAGGCCTTATTCAACCAGTCTACAGTTTAATATTTTAAGACTTCAAGTCATTCtgtataagagtgtctgctaaaatcaCAGTAGTTATGTGCACTGTGTAATCCAAGGCCTTATTCAACCAGTCTACAGTTTAATATTTTAAGACTTCAAGTCATTCtgtataagagtgtctgctaaaatcaCAGTAGTTATGTGCACTGTGTAATCCAAGGCCTTATTCAACCAGTCTACAGTTTAATATTTTAAGACTTCAAGTCATTCtgtataagagtgtctgctaaaatcaCAGTAGTTATGTGCACTGTGTAATCCAAGGCCTTATTCAACCAGTCTACAGTTTCATATTTTAAGACTTCAAGTCGTTCtgtataagagtgtctgctaaaatcaCAGTAGTTATGTGCACTGTGTAATCCAAGGCCTTATTCAACCAGTCTACAGTTTCATATTTTAAGACTTCAAGTCGTTCtgtataagagtgtctgctaaaatcaCAGTAGTTATGTGCACTGTGTAATCCAAGGCCTTATTCAACCAGTCTACAGTTTAATATTTTAAGACTTCAAGTCGTTCtgtataagagtgtctgctaaaatcaCAGTAGTTATGTGCACTGTGTAATCCAAGGCCTTATTCAACCAGTCTACAGTTTAATATTTTAAGACTTCAAGTCGTTCtgtataagagtgtctgctaaaatcaCAGTAGTTATGTGCACTGTGTAATCCAAGGCCTTATTCAACCAGTCTAGAGTTTAATATTTTAAGACTTCAAGTCGTTCtgtataagagtgtctgctaaaatcaCAGTAGTTATGTGCACTGTGTAATCCAAGGCCTTATTCAACCAGTCTAGAGTTTAATATTTTAAGACTTCAAGTCATTCtgtataagagtgtctgctaaaatcaCAAACATTTAAAATTTACTGTATTCTACCTCCTAGTACTCATCTAATTgacaatacaattttaaaaaaaactgacATTCTCTCTTCCTGGGCAGCTGTCATCTTCCTGCGGCCCTCGGTCTTGGGCACGACCCTGGCCTGGTCTCTGGGTGTCTTAAGGCCAACACCAGCCTCCCACCCCACCTCCTCCTGGCCATGGCTGGACTTTTTGGCAGAGCGAGGCACCGTCTGGGGGATCCACACACCACTTGCTGTGCTGCTGTGAGGCCTAGGCCAACATGCCGGAGATGTTGATGAGGGCGATGGAGCATTGGGTTCATTCTTGGTGTCGGTGTCTGCCGACCCGTTCTCCATGTCTCGGTTTTCCTCGGCGCTGCTTTTCTGTCCCATCGCAGCCACAGCTGCATGCATGGCCCTACTCAGAGCCGTGTTCTGCCATTGGCTTCCTGTTATCCCGGTGGAGGCTCGAGAGGCAGCCTTCCATATCCGAGTGCTGGCTCCTGCTCCTCCAGCCTCGGCCCTGTGCTGTGATGCAGCCCTCTGAATATCACCTGGCTTCGTAGCTGCAGTCTTGTGCCCAGGACCAGTAGGGCCTTGGATGATGGGTTTAGGTCCAGTGACAGGTTGTTTCTGCCCTGCTGGTTTACTGGATCTCTCTGGGAGTGGTTTGGAATCAGTCCTGCTCACAGCTTGGCTCCTCCTTTGCCCATTGTCCGCAGCCAAGGCAGTTGTCCTCTGGTTAGTCTCACTCACGCCAGTGAAGGGATTCGTTCTCCTCTGAGTAGTAACTGGTGGCTTTTGGGTCACAGCTGGGACTGGGCTGGTGCTTGGGCATGCTCTGTTCAAGACCAAGGGGGTGAAGGAGACTGATGCTGGAGCAGCGACGGTGGTGCTTCTAGGCTGCACCTGGACAGACACAAGACGTGTCTTGGTTTTAACCATTATGCTCGGACTCATTCTGGCACTACCGGTGTTGGGCCGCGTGCCGGCTGTGTTGGGCCGCGTGCCGGCTGTGTTGGGCCGCGTGCCGGCTGTGTTGGGCCGCGTGCCGGCTGTGCTGGGCCGCGTGCCGGCTGTGCTGGGCCGCGTGCCGGCTGTGCTGGGCCGCGTGCCGGCTGTGCTGGGCCGCGTGCCGGCTGTGTGGAGAGTGTTAGCGGGTTTCCCAGTATTATTTGACTTTGGTCTGGTTGTGTTGGCTGAATGTGTTCTACCAGCGTTTGCCAGGGGTATGGCTGAGCTAGGGCGTGTGTTGCCGACTTTAACAGCTGGATTAGGCTGGGTTCTGGGTTGGTTGGTGGTGCCTGGGCATCTTTTGGTAGGGACAGTGGATTGTGATCTGGCTGGAGCCATCTTCAGGCTGGTTGAGTGACTTGGGGCAACCGCAGAAGGCTTTGTAATGCCTCTGAGCACGTTGAGACGTGCGGTACTCGATGCTGCAGAGAGGAGACCGTTGGCGGAGCTCTGTTTGTTGGTGGTACTGCAGAAGGTGCCTGTGGTTTGGGAAACGGCGTTGGCCATCAGAGGTTGAACCTTCACCACTCTCTTTTTCATCTTGAGAGCATTTGGACCCCGGTTCTCTTTTCCCGGGTCCAGCTGTAATTACAAAACAATATCAGTTGATATAGTTCGTAACCATTTCCTGCTTAAAGACACCTCAACGTGTCAGTTAATTAGTATTGTAGATGTCACTTAACAGATGCAGTAGTGAGTGCAcactttttaatttaaaaaaaatgtccatACTGGTACCTCGTAGGAATCAAAACCACAAACCTGACATTGCAAGCGCCGTGCTCAATCATCTGAGCCACACGGTACCTACTATAATTCAAGCCTCACTATATAACTGATAGTGAGCAAACTGACAGGTTTGCTTTGCGAGAGATGGTGTCAAGGAGAGGAAAGTGATTGGCTACAATACTTACATCATCCTTCACGGTAGACACGGTGATCTGCTTTGCTTTAACGGCATCTCGAAGATAAGGTCTGAAATCAGTCATGTGTGATaggacattatttacaaaagactACGGATAAAACATGTCAAGCTGAAATATTGCAACTAGTTAATACCGTAGGGCTTTCACTCGCTACAATACAATACCATGCATAGAAAAACAGGGCAATTCAAGAGGGAGCACCAAAATGAATGTGAAAACGTCATTCTCGTTGCCTGATGTCATAAATGACATCTAattaattacatttatttatcaagacctttttttctccttttacatcagccgatgtcccAAATTGTAGAGAACAACGTTAACATACTAGTACTTGACAGTGTTGATGAAATAAGAACGTTCATTTGCTGTGACCGTTACTAGTTTAAACTGCGCCTCTCTTGGTTGTATCCCTTTCATTTAAGGTGTTGTGAGATGGTATCATTTGGAGATGATTCACCTCCAGATCCTTGGCTTTCATCATTTCAGTAAAGCAGAAGCCAAGGGATTCGTAAGAACAGAGGTTACAAATGAGTGGCAAGAGTTGTGGAACAGGAAGTAAGGGAAGACacctgtataagatccaggaaAAGGTGGAGGCAGGGAGTCCTCAGGccaagagagaagggaggaaagtgTAGgtacaaggctgagactgggacacacaaggctCAATAGTAAGTTGAAAGTGGTGGGGGAACATGATCATCGTCAAACCTCTCAGATGGAGACAGTGGAACATGTTATATTTAAGTGCCAAAAATACATGAGACAAAGGGAGTAGTTGTTATTAGATTTGAGGAGTAATGGGTGTTGAATAGCCTGGATTAAGTGAACTGCTGGGGAAATCTTCTGGGGATGAAGTATTTAATTATGTATTTTGTTTCCTAAGGGGGGGAAGATTATTGGGTTGGATTTAGACCTTCGCTGTCTCTGATCCACGccccagtccagttggtggcagTAATGCAGTTTAAAGTTGGTtaccaaccgccatataaaatccacagaataataataataataatatacaatgCAAACAATAACCGATTGTCTTCGCGGAGGGTGGATATTGCAATTCAGTCTGTTAgggttaattatttatttacaaagcTATTCAGTTTTCTATTCAGCGGATTTAATTTTGAAAAATgccatgttttcactcacgaacATGCAGCCACTAGATAGTTTGTCAGTTTGACGTTCGTAGTTAGCGGCTGCCGCGGAGCAATGACCAGATTTTGATCATAACAATTCCATTAACGCTAAATTCTCAGAGTAAATCTTAGGCAACTTTTAAACCATATATGGTAGAGACATGGGGTTTGGACTATTGTTTGTTTGACTGATTTTGTATAAACATATAGacatttgtataaaccttgaatGAATGAATCATCTTATATAGGCTATATAATGGCCAAGAAGATAGCCGTCAAGCCATGATGATTTCTTACTTTGGGTTTGGTGGCTTCAGTCTTCCTTTTGCTGCTAAGTACTCTATCAACTGCTGCTTGCGCAATTCTGTGAAAGACAAGAAGCAACTTTAAAACAAACCCTACATTTACTCCTCCACTATTTGGTCAATGGTGGtaaagatagctagctaattaaCATTACCACTATTTGGTCAATAGTTAACATAGTTAACATTACCATTAAATTAGCTGGCTAACGTCAGACAGCTAGCCCTAGCTGCAACATTGTTGTTCTAACAGGTGATGGTTCTAGCTAGTTACGCTAACGTTACTCGTTTAGGGAGTCAATAAGACAGcccaatgtttattttttatttattttacctttatttaaccaggcaagtcagttaagaacaaattcttattttcaatgacggcctgggaacagtgggttaactgcctgttcaggggcagaacgacagatttgtaccttgtcagctcgggggtttgaactcgcaaccttccggttactagttcaacgctctaaccactaggctaccctgccgccaaaAGACTCCAATAGTTTCCTCTGAACTAAACTAACGTTAGTGTGTACCCTAGCCTATATCTAGTTTTTCCACTGTACGAATGATAAAAACGTATTGTTTACATTATATTATGACTTAACGACAACTATAGTTAGTTAGCTGAAGAAGcctgctaacaagctagcaggcATTGTTAGCAAGCAAATAATAGAGCTAGCGGAAtattagttaacgttagctacacCATACCTTTTCTGTTAAGTTGGGCAACAATTTCTTCCGCGTCCATTGCTATTTGTAATCTAGTCACTTGAGACATGTTATTTTAGTGGAATACAAGTTATGGTTTGCTAGCGAGCTAACATAAACAAACCGACTTCATCTATTTCGTGGTCTGTTTTGAAATTGCCGGGGCAACGCCACTCTTCTCCCATTGGCTCGTTCAAATATTTGAAAAAAAACCACGCCCAATCAGACAGCTACTCCAATGCTTCTTTTAATTCTGTAGGTTTTATATGGATGGTAACATTGAAAGGGGTGGGGAACATCTGACTGGGAGGTGTGATCATTGTCAGGAGGAGATGATGGAACATGTGGAACATGTTCTATTTTAGTGCCAGAAATATGAGACAAAGGGAGCAATTGTTATTAGATTTGAGGAGTAGTGGGGTTGAAGAGCCAGGATTAAGTGCATTTTTGGGGAAATCTTTAGGTGATGTAGTTTTTAATTATGTATTTAGTTTCGTTAGGGAGACGAGATTATTGGGTAGGATTTCAAATCATCCCCTGAAGATTTCCCCAGCAGTTCACTTAATCCAggctccgcaaggctatcaaacaagctaagcgccagtacagagacaaagtagaatctcaattcaacggctcagacacaagaggcatgtggcagggtctacagtcaatcacggactacaggaagaaatccagcccagtcacggaccaggatgtcttgctcccaggcagactaaataacttttttgcccgctttgaggacaatacagtgccactgacacggcctgcaacgaaaacatgcggtctctccttcactgcagccgaggtgagtaagacatttaaacgtgttaaccctcgcaaggctgcaggcccagacggcatccccagccgcgccctcagagcatgcgcagaccagctggccggtgtgtttatggacatattcaatcaatccctataccagtctgctgttcccacatgcttcaagagggccaccattgttcctgttcccaagaaagctaaggtaactgagctaaacgactaccgccccgtagcactcacatccgtcatcatgaagtgctttgagagactagtcaaggaccatatcacctccaccctacctgacaccctagacccactccaatttgcttaccgcccaaataggtccacagacgatgcaatctcaaacacactgcacactgccctaacccatctggacaagaggaatacctatgtgagaatgctgttcatcgactacagctcggcattcaacaccatagtaccctccaagctcgtcatcaagctcgagaccctgggtctcgaccccgccctgtgcaactgggtactggacttcctgacgggccgcccccaggtggtgagggtaggcaacaacatctcctccccgctgatcctcaacactggggccccacaagggtgcgttctgagccctctcctgtactccctgttcacccacgactgcgtggccacgcacgcctccaactcaatcatcaagtttgcgggcgacacaacagtggtaggcttgattaccaacaacgatgagacggcctacagggaggaggtgagggccctcggagtgtggtgtcaggaaaataacctcacactcaacgtcaacaaaactaaggagatgattgtggacttcaggaaacagcagagggaacacccccctatccacatcgatggaacagtagtggagagggtagcaagttttaagttcctcggcatacacatcacagacaaactgaattggtccactcacacagacagcatcgtgaagaaggcgcagcagcgcctcttcaacctcaggaggctgaagaaattcggcttgtcaccaaaagcactcacaaacttctacagatgcacaatcgagagcatcctggcgggctgtatcaccgcctggtatggcaactgcaccgccctcaaccgtaaggctctccagagggtagtgaggtctgcacaacgcatcaccgggggcaaactacctgccctccaggacacctacaccacccgatgtcacaggaaggccataaagatcatcaaggacatcaaccacccgagccactgcctgttcaccccgctatcatccagaaggcgaggtcagtacaggtgcatcaaagctgggaccgagagactgaaaaacagcttctatctcaaggccatcagactgttaaacagccaccactaacactgacactgactcaactccagccactttaataatgggaattgatgggaaatgacgtaaatatatcactagccactttaaacaatgctaccttatataaatgttacttaccctacattattcatctcatatgcatacgtatatactgtactctatatcatcgacggtatccttatgtaatacatgtatcactagccactttatactatactatgccactttgtttacatactcatctcatatgtatatactgtactcgataccatctactgtatcttgcctatgctgctctgtaccatcactcattcatatatccttatgtacatattctttatccccttacactgtgtacaagacagtagttttggaattgttagttagattacttgttattactgcattgtcggaactagaagcacaagcatttcgctacactcgcactaacatctgctaaccatgtgtatgtgacaaataaaatttgatttgatttgattttgatttgattcaaccTCATTACTCCTCAAATCTAATTACAACCGCTCCCTTTGTCTCATGTATTTCTGGCACTGAAATATAACATGTTCCACTGTCTCCATCTGAGAGGTGTGACGATGATCATGTTCCCCCACCACTTTCAACTTACTATTGagccttgtgtgtcccagtctcagccttgagtgtcccagtctcagccttgtgtgtcccagtctcagccttgtgtgtcccagtctcagccttgtgtgtcccagtttcagccttgtgtgtcccagtctcagccttgtgtgtcccagtctcagccttgtgtgtcccagtctcagccttgtgtgtcccagtctcagccttgtgtgtcccagtctcagccttgtgtgtcccagtctcagccttgtacCTACACTTTCCTCCATTCTCTCTTGGCTTGAGGACTCCCTGCCTCCACCTTttcctggatcttatacaggtGTCTTCCCTTACTTCCTGATCCACAACTCTTGCCACTCATTTGTAACCTCTGTTCTTACTAATCCCTTGGCTTCTGCTTTACTGATGAACAATTCCATCTCAACATTAGGATGTTTAAGAGcctggatgttctcttgataagtaagtgaattggaccattttccagtcctgctaagttttcaaaatgtaacaagtacttttgggtgtcagggaaaatgtatggagtaaaaaagtacagtattttcgttaggaatgtattgaagtaaaaggaaaagttgtcaaaaatataagtactgaagtacagataccccagaaaactccttaagtagtactttaaagtagtttaactttacaccactgatattATTACTGGTATAAACCTCTCATATTTGTTCTTGTTGTGGTTCTGGTATTTGATGGATGTTGTCTGATTCTTTACATTGTTCTTccaataaccatgttattacagTAGCCAACCATAATAATCGATGACAGAGAACATCAATTTCCATTTGAATATTTATTCAAAAGAGCACATATGTAGGACAATTCAAAATGTTTGCATGCATCAATGAATAAGTGCAACATCAACATATTGACAAATAAATACAATCATAAATAAGTATAATCACTGAAATATAAATACATTAATAAATAGTAGAACAATATTATGATTAGTAGAAATGTAATTACAGTAAGCAATACGTTCATTTTGGCTTTCAGCAATAAATACGGTACAATAAATATCATGGGCGCTTGCAACAATCTGACTCAACGGCGCCATCTTGTGGTAAAATTTGACCAAGTCAATACACCACAATGGTGAATTGCTCTAGtagtacacacatacatacatacatacaacctGAAGAAGTTATTGTGTCTTACAAACATACACCTAATCTTTAGACATACAGAAAGTGACAATTCATTCCTGACCACATAAAAAGAACATTGAATTATATAGGATCTCTATGAGAGATCTGTGGTGTCCGTTTCGGCACCCACCTTAGTTGTGGCGCTGGACAGTGAATGTGGTGTTGCGGTTGAGGGTTGCCCTCTGGCACATGTTCACCATCTTGGTGTTGTCCTGCTGTAGGGCCGTGCTGATGAACCAGTTCCTGTAATGGGCAGACTCCAGGGTACTGATGTCAACTCCGGTGTCCTGTTTGTAGAAGAGGAAGCGTACCATGTCGCTCTCATGGTTGATGGACTTCAGCTGCTCCTTGTCTGCCAcctcctggagagagagatagagatagatggtCAGGGGTTTCAAATCAATGGCAGACTCAAAACTGACTTAAAGGTCAAATGTCATACACCAGGGGTCAAATGTCATACACCAGGGGTCAAATGTCATACACCAGGGGTGGATAGAAATGTTACTCTGGCTATTGGTTTGAGTTTGTGGCTGTTGGAACCAATGACTTATATAATCAACACATCATTGGTTGGAACAAGCCGACACACTGTCACTCTCCAGGACTAATTAATAGTCATCCTCGCTGTATCCCATTCCCAGTCACATTTCACCAGGGTcggtctctcttggtctctctggCAGTTTCTTTTAATTACACTGCAACTCAACCTTTTACATTCTACATATGATTCAGACACAATGTTGATGATGTCAGCATTCTTCAGCTCAGGCACCATCTCCATTGCCATCTCTACGTGG is a window of Oncorhynchus mykiss isolate Arlee chromosome 11, USDA_OmykA_1.1, whole genome shotgun sequence DNA encoding:
- the ckap2l gene encoding cytoskeleton-associated protein 2-like isoform X1 encodes the protein MSQVTRLQIAMDAEEIVAQLNRKELRKQQLIEYLAAKGRLKPPNPKPYLRDAVKAKQITVSTVKDDLDPGKENRGPNALKMKKRVVKVQPLMANAVSQTTGTFCSTTNKQSSANGLLSAASSTARLNVLRGITKPSAVAPSHSTSLKMAPARSQSTVPTKRCPGTTNQPRTQPNPAVKVGNTRPSSAIPLANAGRTHSANTTRPKSNNTGKPANTLHTAGTRPSTAGTRPSTAGTRPSTAGTRPSTAGTRPNTAGTRPNTAGTRPNTAGTRPNTGSARMSPSIMVKTKTRLVSVQVQPRSTTVAAPASVSFTPLVLNRACPSTSPVPAVTQKPPVTTQRRTNPFTGVSETNQRTTALAADNGQRRSQAVSRTDSKPLPERSSKPAGQKQPVTGPKPIIQGPTGPGHKTAATKPGDIQRAASQHRAEAGGAGASTRIWKAASRASTGITGSQWQNTALSRAMHAAVAAMGQKSSAEENRDMENGSADTDTKNEPNAPSPSSTSPACWPRPHSSTASGVWIPQTVPRSAKKSSHGQEEVGWEAGVGLKTPRDQARVVPKTEGRRKMTAAQEERMQKLQEWREHRGISYKRPPMPVRPPRVRRTLALPQAYWDGMEDEVEARSLVEAVDRCLADCIKLLNEGCQSSQVQEMLSTVPMAEKFSKYWICQARLMERQGNLEVLPLFEEAVRVVLEPVDELRTVVFEMLKKKEEAQGQSPVTSAQEPVREQDDIMELHSTPDPMATPTAVKALIRGDRGGSSMVKYKITATPGGFRSQKRESAVARVLDGQELRFFTPVRRSVRIERSALFYPASLQEHDLCVASFNDLMAQQDEREGEGDKEGGGSAGPVPNGHLYVYRENGALRDKVNIQLVYAEEED
- the ckap2l gene encoding cytoskeleton-associated protein 2-like isoform X2 — translated: MKKRVVKVQPLMANAVSQTTGTFCSTTNKQSSANGLLSAASSTARLNVLRGITKPSAVAPSHSTSLKMAPARSQSTVPTKRCPGTTNQPRTQPNPAVKVGNTRPSSAIPLANAGRTHSANTTRPKSNNTGKPANTLHTAGTRPSTAGTRPSTAGTRPSTAGTRPSTAGTRPNTAGTRPNTAGTRPNTAGTRPNTGSARMSPSIMVKTKTRLVSVQVQPRSTTVAAPASVSFTPLVLNRACPSTSPVPAVTQKPPVTTQRRTNPFTGVSETNQRTTALAADNGQRRSQAVSRTDSKPLPERSSKPAGQKQPVTGPKPIIQGPTGPGHKTAATKPGDIQRAASQHRAEAGGAGASTRIWKAASRASTGITGSQWQNTALSRAMHAAVAAMGQKSSAEENRDMENGSADTDTKNEPNAPSPSSTSPACWPRPHSSTASGVWIPQTVPRSAKKSSHGQEEVGWEAGVGLKTPRDQARVVPKTEGRRKMTAAQEERMQKLQEWREHRGISYKRPPMPVRPPRVRRTLALPQAYWDGMEDEVEARSLVEAVDRCLADCIKLLNEGCQSSQVQEMLSTVPMAEKFSKYWICQARLMERQGNLEVLPLFEEAVRVVLEPVDELRTVVFEMLKKKEEAQGQSPVTSAQEPVREQDDIMELHSTPDPMATPTAVKALIRGDRGGSSMVKYKITATPGGFRSQKRESAVARVLDGQELRFFTPVRRSVRIERSALFYPASLQEHDLCVASFNDLMAQQDEREGEGDKEGGGSAGPVPNGHLYVYRENGALRDKVNIQLVYAEEED